The sequence CTGGAGAGTATCGATGCGCACGTTAGTGCCCTCTCCCGATCGATCTTCACGCCTATCGGCAGTCATCACAAGGATGGGCCGCGCGATTACAGCGAGGAACTCAAGACCATCGGCCTCAACGCCGTTCGCTGCTCGAAGGTGGATGAAAGTCTCGTTGGTTTGTCGCGCATGCTGACCTTCTTCGATGCGAATATGCGCCAGATTGGCCAAAAACAAGTACGGCCACGAGTCAAAGATCTTCAGCGTGATATTTTGTCACTTATGGGATATGTCGAGCGTGTATCGGAAAAGCTTCAGCTTTTGCTCGACGCAACCCTTGGAATGATCAACATTCAGCAGAATAATATTATTAAAATATTCTCGGTTATTGCCGTCGTGTTTCTGCCGCCAACGCTGGTCGCCAGCATCTACGGCATGAATTTTCAACTCATGCCCGAGCTTGATTGGGCGTATGGCTACCCGATGGCGTTGCTGCTGATGTTGATGTCCGCGATCGGACCCTATCTCTATTTTCGAAGACGGGGCTGGTTGTAGCCTCGTCGCGGTTTGGGGCGGCGGCCGGCGATTTTTTTCGGCCTTCGCCCCCCGGACGCGGGGGTTCGAGTCCACCCGCTCCCGACAAGCTGATATACCCTATCGCATCGCAGGGACGGAGCGCCCGGCCCCGTATCGACGAAGGCAACGAATAGAGACGGGCGAGGCCGCCCACCCTTTCCACGGAGGAGAGAACAATGAGTGGAGCTACAGTAACCGCGACACGCCTGAAGCCGGGCGTTGTGACGGGCAAGGAATACGAGGCGCTCGTCGCTGCCTGCAAGGCGGGAAGCTACGCGCTGCCGGCGGTGAACGTCACCAGCACCAACACGGTGAACGCGGTCCTCGAAGCCGCCGCCAAGAACAAGTCGGACGTGATCATCCAGCTCTCGAACGGCGGCGCGCAGTTCTATGCCGGCCAGGGCTTTCCGGATGGTAACCTCGCGAAGGTGCTGGGCGCGGTCTCCGCCGCCAAGCACGTTCACATGATGGCCGAGCATTATGGCGTCTGCGTTGTTCTGCATACGGACCATGCCAACAAGAAGCTGATCCCCTGGGTCGAGGGCCTACTCGATTACGGCGAGGCGTTCTACAAGGAGACCGGCAAGCCGCTCTACAGCTCGCACATGCTCGATCTGTCGGAAGAGCCGATCGACTGGAATCTCAACGAATGCGCTCGCATCCTCCAGCGGATGTCCAAGATGGGCATGAACCTTGAGATCGAACTCGGTGTCACCGGCGGCGAAGAGGACGGCATCGGCTCGGAATTCACCGAGGGCGCCGACAACGCCAAGCTCTACACCCAGCCGGAGGACGTGCTGCAAGCCTTCGACAAGCTGTCGGACATCGGCATGTTCTCCGTCGCCGCCTCGTTCGGCAACGTCCACGGCGTTTACAAGCCGGGCAACGTCAAGCTGCGCCCGGAGATCCTGAAAAAGTCGCAAGACCTGGTCGCGCGTCGCCACAACACCGGCTCGAACCCGCTCAACCTCGTGTTCCACGGCGGCTCCGGCTCGGAGAAGGCGCAGATCACCGAAGCGGTGGGCT is a genomic window of Rhodospirillales bacterium containing:
- the corA gene encoding magnesium/cobalt transporter CorA, whose protein sequence is MLTIYCRRGGRIVADHAKPGEPLPDGLVWADLLEPTVEEIEQIKRIAAIEVPTPEEMREIEPSSRLYREGLALFMTASVLVRTDTLDPETRAITFVLSDGLMTTIRYASPTPFQTFVARVHSQPELCASAEIALVELLDAIVDRIADTLESIDAHVSALSRSIFTPIGSHHKDGPRDYSEELKTIGLNAVRCSKVDESLVGLSRMLTFFDANMRQIGQKQVRPRVKDLQRDILSLMGYVERVSEKLQLLLDATLGMINIQQNNIIKIFSVIAVVFLPPTLVASIYGMNFQLMPELDWAYGYPMALLLMLMSAIGPYLYFRRRGWL
- the fbaA gene encoding class II fructose-bisphosphate aldolase; the protein is MSGATVTATRLKPGVVTGKEYEALVAACKAGSYALPAVNVTSTNTVNAVLEAAAKNKSDVIIQLSNGGAQFYAGQGFPDGNLAKVLGAVSAAKHVHMMAEHYGVCVVLHTDHANKKLIPWVEGLLDYGEAFYKETGKPLYSSHMLDLSEEPIDWNLNECARILQRMSKMGMNLEIELGVTGGEEDGIGSEFTEGADNAKLYTQPEDVLQAFDKLSDIGMFSVAASFGNVHGVYKPGNVKLRPEILKKSQDLVARRHNTGSNPLNLVFHGGSGSEKAQITEAVGYGVFKMNIDTDTQFAFSEPIGKFVDEHPKAFKYQIDPEDGTPFKKFYDPRKWLREAEKGLVNRLSEAFTDLGATGKTLAA